A single genomic interval of Camelina sativa cultivar DH55 chromosome 11, Cs, whole genome shotgun sequence harbors:
- the LOC104724724 gene encoding probable methyltransferase PMT14 translates to MLKKNVLTMSFAPRDNHEAQVQFALERGVPAIIGVLGSIRLPYPPRAFDMAQCSRCLIPWTSNEGMYLMEVDRVLRPGGYWVLSGPPINWKTYYKTWKRSKKELNAEQKKIEEIAKSLCWEKKYEKGDIAIWRKKTNDRSCDRPSSLKTCKGKDTDDVWYNEMEVCVTPFPKVSNNEEVAGGKLKKFPERLFSVPPCITKGLTEGVTAESYHEDSKLWKKRLSAYKRINRLIGSTRYRNVMDMNAGLGGFAAALESPKSWVMNVVPTVAKNTLSVVYERGLIGIYHDWCEGFSTYPRTYDLIHANNVFSLYQNSCKIEDILLEMDRILRPEGTVIFRDEVDVLNDVRRITKGMRWDTKLMDHENSPLVPEKILVAVKQYWVAGGKRNSTLLS, encoded by the exons ATGCTTAAGAAGAATGTATTGACAATGTCGTTTGCACCACGGGATAACCATGAAGCTCAAGTACAGTTTGCACTTGAGAGAGGTGTTCCAGCGATCATTGGTGTCCTTGGATCAATTCGTCTTCCGTACCCACCAAGAGCCTTTGATATGGCTCAATGCTCTCGGTGTTTGATACCATGGACCTCTAATG AGGGAATGTACTTAATGGAGGTCGATAGAGTCTTGAGACCGGGAGGTTATTGGGTCTTATCCGGGCCACCGATCAACTGGAAGACATACTACAAGACGTGGAAGCGGTCTAAGAAAGAACTCAATGCAGAGCAAAAGAAAATAGAGGAGATTGCAAAGTCTTTATGTTGGGAGAAGAAGTATGAGAAGGGAGACATTGCAAtttggagaaagaaaacaaatgacaGATCATGTGATAGGCCATCATCTCTTAAAACCTGCAAAGGAAAAGACACTGATGATGTCTGGTACAATGAGATGGAAGTATGTGTGACTCCATTCCCTAAAGTATCAAACAATGAAGAAGTCGCCGGAGGAAAGCTAAAGAAGTTCCCTGAAAGGCTTTTCTCAGTTCCTCCGTGTATAACAAAAGGTCTGACCGAGGGTGTGACGGCTGAATCATACCATGAAGATAGCAAACTGTGGAAGAAGCGATTGAGTGCCTACAAAAGAATCAACAGACTGATAGGTAGCACGAGATACCGTAATGTGATGGATATGAATGCTGGACTTGGTGGATTCGCAGCTGCGCTTGAATCACCTAAATCTTGGGTTATGAACGTTGTTCCAACCGTTGCAAAGAACACTTTAAGTGTTGTATATGAAAGAGGTCTTATTGGCATCTACCATGACTG GTGTGAAGGCTTTTCAACTTATCCGAGAACATATGATCTCATCCACGCCAACAATGTCTTCAGCTTGTATCAGAACAG TTGCAAAATTGAAGACATACTTCTCGAAATGGATCGGATTTTGAGACCAGAAGGAACTGTTATTTTCAGAGACGAGGTTGATGTATTAAACGATGTAAGAAGAATCACAAAGGGAATGAGATGGGACACTAAATTGATGGATCACGAAAACAGTCCACTTGTCCCGGAGAAAATTCTCGTCGCCGTTAAACAGTATTGGGTCGCCGGAGGCAAAAGAAACAGTACCTTGCTGTCTTAA